One Thermus sp. CCB_US3_UF1 DNA window includes the following coding sequences:
- a CDS encoding glycosyltransferase: MAERKVALLIPVYNDQEGLEETLAHLPGEIPLDVVVVDDGSQPPITLPQLPPPHRAFLLRLDGNRGITGALNEGLRFVLERGYPYVARLDAGDVALPGRFAKQLRFLEEHPEYALVGGQARFVDPTGRETHRERFPTEDGEIRRVMHARNPFLHPAVTLRTEALRAVGLYSERYPAAEDYELFFRLAKRFKVANLDEPVVEVLLNPEGISGKGRRRQLLTRLRILLENFDPGLKESWLGLLKNGALFFTPTPLVGWLKRRLPGRRGWL, translated from the coding sequence GTGGCTGAGAGGAAGGTTGCCCTGCTCATCCCGGTTTACAACGACCAAGAAGGCCTGGAGGAAACCCTTGCCCACCTTCCGGGCGAAATCCCCCTGGACGTGGTGGTGGTGGACGATGGAAGCCAACCCCCCATCACCCTCCCCCAACTCCCCCCACCCCACCGGGCCTTCCTCCTGCGCCTGGATGGAAACCGGGGGATCACGGGGGCCCTGAACGAGGGGCTCCGCTTCGTCCTGGAGCGGGGCTACCCCTATGTGGCCCGCTTGGATGCCGGGGATGTGGCCCTGCCGGGGCGGTTCGCCAAGCAACTCCGCTTTCTGGAAGAGCACCCCGAGTACGCCCTGGTGGGCGGGCAGGCCCGCTTTGTGGACCCCACGGGAAGGGAAACCCACCGGGAGCGCTTCCCCACCGAGGACGGGGAGATCCGCCGGGTCATGCACGCCCGGAACCCCTTCCTTCACCCGGCCGTCACCCTGCGCACCGAGGCCCTTAGGGCGGTGGGCCTTTACTCGGAAAGGTACCCTGCCGCTGAGGACTACGAGCTTTTCTTCCGCCTGGCCAAGAGGTTCAAGGTGGCCAACCTGGACGAGCCCGTGGTGGAGGTGCTGCTAAACCCTGAAGGGATAAGCGGCAAGGGGCGGCGCAGGCAACTCCTAACACGCCTCCGCATCCTCCTGGAAAACTTTGACCCCGGCCTCAAGGAGAGCTGGCTTGGCCTCCTGAAAAACGGCGCCCTTTTCTTTACCCCCACCCCCTTGGTGGGGTGGCTGAAGCGGCGCCTGCCGGGGAGGAGGGGGTGGCTTTGA